One Gossypium hirsutum isolate 1008001.06 chromosome A11, Gossypium_hirsutum_v2.1, whole genome shotgun sequence genomic window carries:
- the LOC107923882 gene encoding transcription factor MYB30, whose amino-acid sequence MVRAPCCEKMGLKKGPWTPEEDQILINYIQLHGHGNWRALPKQAGLLRCGKSCRLRWTNYLRPDIKRGNFTREEEDTIINLHEMLGNRWSAIAARLPGRTDNEIKNVWHTHLKKRLKHSHGSNANNRQPIDPSEDIKREQQPVTIYSPVSPPQSSSDVSTSENNSNSHTFTTNTETNEDVSEIDENFWSEVLSADNSSMAADFRVVGSDQYFPSSPPPPLPALETVNGCGSNLYDTDANMDFWYNLFTRAADLPELPEF is encoded by the exons atGGTGAGAGCTCCATGCTGTGAGAAAATGGGATTGAAGAAAGGTCCTTGGACCCCTGAAGAAGATCAGATTCTTATCAATTACATTCAACTCCACGGACATGGCAACTGGCGTGCTCTCCCCAAACAAGCTG GTCTATTGAGGTGTGGAAAGAGTTGCAGACTACGATGGACCAACTATTTGAGGCCAGACATTAAACGAGGGAATTTCACCAGGGAAGAAGAGGATACCATTATCAACTTACATGAAATGCTTGGTAATAG ATGGTCGGCAATTGCGGCGAGGTTACCGGGAAGAACGGACAACGAAATTAAAAACGTATGGCACACCCACTTGAAGAAGAGGCTCAAACACAGCCATGGGTCCAATGCCAATAACCGACAACCTATTGATCCTTCCGAAGACATCAAAAGAGAACAACAACCCGTGACAATTTACAGTCCAGTTTCCCCACCACAATCCAGCAGCGACGTTTCCACAAGCGAAAACAACAGCAACAGCCACACCTTCACCACCAACACTGAAACCAACGAAGACGTCTCTGAAATCGATGAAAACTTCTGGTCCGAAGTATTATCGGCTGATAACTCAAGCATGGCCGCCGATTTCCGAGTGGTTGGTTCGGACCAATATTTCCCAAGCTCTCCGCCTCCTCCATTACCAGCATTGGAAACAGTGAATGGCTGTGGTTCCAATCTTTATGATACCGATGCTAACATGGATTTTTGGTATAATCTTTTCACCAGAGCCGCGGATTTACCTGAACTACCTGAATTTTGA